In the Pleuronectes platessa chromosome 8, fPlePla1.1, whole genome shotgun sequence genome, one interval contains:
- the zc4h2 gene encoding zinc finger C4H2 domain-containing protein: protein MADEQEIMCKLENILDIRNKTVQMQKIKSRLKVEFEALESEEKHLKEYKQEMDLLLQEKMAHVEELRLIHADINVMESTIKQSENDLNKLLETTRRLHDEYKPLKEHVDALRMTLGLHRLPNLNEEEEKLSLDYFEKQKAEWQKEPHEPAIPESLAAAAAAAQQLQVSRKQDARQTATFRQQPPPMKACLSCHQQIHRNAPICPLCKAKSRSRNPKKPKRKPDE, encoded by the exons ATGGCGGACGAACAGGAAATCATGTGCAAGTTAGAGAACATCTTGGACATACG GAACAAGACCGTCCAGATGCAGAAGATCAAGTCCCGTCTGAAGGTCGAGTTTGAGGCTCTGGAGTCCGAGGAGAAGCACCTCAAAGAGTACAAGCAGGAGATGGACCTGCTTCTGCAGGAGAAAATGGCCcatgtggaggagctgcggcTCATCCATGCAGATATCAATGTG ATGGAGAGCACCATCAAGCAGTCAGAGAATGACCTGAATAAACTGCTAGAAACAACTCGCCGCCTGCATGATGAGTACAAACCTCTGAAGGAGCATGTCGATGCCCTTAGGATGACCTTAGGCCTACACAGACTCCCTAACCTCaacgaagaagaggagaagctcTCCCTGGA CTACTTTGAGAAGCAGAAAGCGGAGTGGCAGAAGGAGCCGCACGAGCCTGCCATCCCAGAAtcccttgctgctgctgcagcggcgGCACAACAGCTCCAGGTGTCCAGGAAGCAAGACGCCCGTCAGACAGCCACCTTCAGACAGCAGCCTCCACCTATGAAG GCCTGCCTGTCCTGCCACCAGCAGATCCATCGTAATGCTCCCATCTGCCCGCTGTGCAAAGCCAAGAGCCGCTCCCGCAACCCAAAGAAGCCCAAGAGGAAGCCAGATGAGTAG